One Spiroplasma endosymbiont of Dioctria linearis DNA segment encodes these proteins:
- a CDS encoding uracil-DNA glycosylase, with protein sequence MKELPKEWIDLFSDKDIIKDIENILNKIESFEYIYPKKDDIFRVFKLIKPKDIKVIIIGQDPYHGKKQANGIAFSVSNSVRTPPSLKNIFKELKSDLGIDHFQNNDLSNWVKQGVFLINSSLTVEKGLPNSHKDLGWDKVILKILNEINNLNENIIYCLWGNFAKKLYNSLVFKNEEKIIFSAHPSPFSFKNGFENSKPFSKINSMLKKNNDEEIYWED encoded by the coding sequence TTAAAAGAATTACCAAAAGAGTGAATTGATTTATTTTCAGATAAAGATATTATTAAAGATATTGAAAATATTCTTAATAAGATTGAAAGTTTTGAATATATATATCCTAAAAAGGATGATATTTTTAGAGTTTTTAAATTAATTAAACCAAAAGATATTAAGGTCATTATTATAGGACAGGATCCCTATCATGGCAAAAAACAAGCAAACGGGATTGCTTTTAGTGTATCAAATAGTGTTAGAACTCCTCCAAGTTTAAAGAATATTTTTAAAGAATTAAAAAGTGATCTAGGCATTGATCATTTTCAAAATAATGACTTATCAAATTGAGTTAAACAAGGTGTTTTTTTAATTAACTCTTCTCTTACTGTTGAAAAGGGTTTGCCAAATTCTCATAAAGATTTAGGATGAGATAAAGTAATTTTAAAAATTTTAAATGAAATAAATAATCTTAATGAAAATATTATTTATTGTTTATGGGGAAATTTTGCAAAAAAACTATATAATAGTCTTGTATTTAAAAATGAGGAGAAAATTATTTTTTCTGCTCATCCCTCACCATTTAGTTTTAAAAACGGATTTGAAAATAGTAAACCATTTTCAAAAATAAACTCAATGTTGAAAAAAAATAACGACGAAGAAATTTATTGAGAAGACTAA
- the dnaB gene encoding replicative DNA helicase has protein sequence MKENMNISIESVLIDSEKAVLAIAMHSPKASFDILTQLNSEDFSLEKHQIIFEAINTVSINSQNITITKLAEYLEDKKSLEKVGGVSYLSDVSGYFYTDEGFEDYVEIVFKNSIGRQLDRALIHIKQLRDSKSPIDEVFVIAQQKILNIKTDVKKDDATEVKETVVDVIKKIEALEKNGGLVNGVPSGFSDLDQITNGWQKGDFIILAARPSMGKTAFALNLAVNAAERQNGVAFFSLEMPKEQLVQRILSSISGIESSSLRNAQGLTTEKWSRITASGEQIKNMNIVIDDTPGITVLQLQSKLRKMKRDFGVEICFIDYLQLISSMSNKFDSRQNEVATISRHLKKIARELNMPIICLSQLSRSVEKREEKTPLMSDLRDSGAIEQDADIIMFLYRDAYYKTKEYNLASEDPTDETDVIISKHRNGATGVIKVNFLRSYGKFIDQSKNS, from the coding sequence ATGAAAGAAAATATGAATATTAGTATTGAAAGTGTTTTAATTGACTCAGAAAAAGCAGTTTTAGCAATTGCAATGCATTCACCAAAAGCAAGTTTTGATATTTTAACGCAGTTAAACTCAGAAGATTTTAGTTTAGAAAAGCACCAAATTATTTTTGAAGCAATAAATACAGTTTCAATTAATAGTCAAAATATAACTATTACAAAACTAGCTGAGTATTTAGAAGATAAAAAGTCCCTTGAAAAAGTTGGAGGAGTATCATATTTATCTGATGTATCAGGTTACTTTTATACAGATGAGGGTTTTGAAGATTATGTAGAAATAGTTTTTAAAAATTCAATTGGAAGACAATTAGATAGAGCTTTAATACACATTAAACAATTAAGAGATAGTAAATCACCTATTGATGAAGTTTTTGTTATTGCTCAACAAAAAATTCTTAATATAAAAACTGATGTTAAAAAAGATGATGCCACCGAAGTTAAAGAAACTGTAGTTGACGTTATTAAAAAAATTGAGGCTTTAGAAAAAAATGGAGGTTTAGTAAATGGTGTCCCATCAGGGTTTTCTGATTTAGATCAAATTACTAATGGATGACAAAAAGGAGATTTTATAATTTTAGCTGCTCGTCCATCAATGGGTAAAACAGCATTTGCTCTTAACTTGGCCGTGAATGCAGCAGAAAGACAAAATGGTGTTGCATTTTTTTCTTTGGAAATGCCAAAAGAGCAATTAGTTCAACGTATATTGAGTTCAATTTCAGGTATAGAATCTAGTTCATTAAGAAATGCTCAAGGGTTAACAACAGAAAAATGGTCTAGAATTACAGCTAGCGGTGAGCAAATAAAAAATATGAATATCGTTATTGATGATACTCCGGGAATTACTGTTTTACAATTACAATCAAAACTTAGAAAAATGAAAAGAGATTTTGGAGTAGAAATTTGTTTTATTGATTATCTACAGTTGATTTCTTCAATGTCAAATAAATTTGATAGTAGACAAAATGAAGTGGCAACTATATCTAGACATTTAAAAAAAATAGCTAGGGAGTTAAATATGCCGATAATTTGTTTATCACAATTATCTCGTAGTGTTGAAAAGAGAGAAGAGAAAACACCATTAATGTCTGATTTAAGGGATAGTGGAGCTATTGAACAAGATGCAGATATAATTATGTTTTTATATAGAGATGCGTATTATAAAACAAAAGAATATAATCTTGCTTCTGAAGATCCAACTGATGAAACAGATGTAATAATATCAAAACATCGTAATGGAGCTACAGGAGTTATTAAAGTAAATTTCCTTAGAAGTTATGGTAAATTTATTGATCAGTCTAAAAATTCCTAA
- the rplI gene encoding 50S ribosomal protein L9, with protein MKVILLSDVKNYGKKDDVVNVSDGYATNFLIPKGLAIVASKGDLSHLNVRKVKEEKIKAEKEIEINNLKLKIEDIQLNFKIKTKDGKPFGSISLSQITDRIKKEFLIDLDKRKFEKHENINKLGLFYLKIKLDFKIIATLKVFVEGTE; from the coding sequence ATGAAAGTAATTCTATTAAGTGATGTAAAAAACTATGGCAAAAAAGATGATGTTGTAAATGTGTCTGATGGATATGCAACAAATTTTTTAATTCCAAAGGGTTTAGCAATTGTTGCATCAAAAGGAGATTTAAGCCACTTAAATGTTAGAAAAGTAAAAGAAGAAAAAATTAAAGCAGAAAAAGAAATTGAAATAAATAATTTAAAGTTAAAGATTGAAGATATTCAATTAAACTTTAAAATAAAAACAAAAGATGGAAAACCCTTTGGCTCAATTTCACTTTCTCAAATTACAGATAGAATTAAAAAAGAATTTCTTATTGATTTAGATAAAAGAAAATTTGAGAAGCATGAAAATATTAATAAGCTTGGTTTATTTTATTTAAAAATTAAGCTTGATTTTAAAATTATTGCTACACTAAAAGTCTTTGTAGAGGGTACAGAATAA
- the rpsR gene encoding 30S ribosomal protein S18, translating to MKKFVRRKKVNFFAKNNIDYIDYKDVDLLKKFISANGQILPKRVTGTSPKHQRMLAIAIKRARGMGLLPFVVQ from the coding sequence ATGAAAAAATTTGTAAGAAGAAAAAAAGTTAATTTCTTTGCAAAAAACAATATTGATTATATTGACTATAAAGATGTAGACCTTTTAAAAAAATTTATATCAGCTAATGGACAAATCTTACCAAAGAGAGTAACAGGTACATCACCTAAACATCAAAGAATGTTAGCTATTGCAATTAAAAGAGCAAGAGGAATGGGTTTATTACCTTTTGTTGTTCAATAA
- a CDS encoding single-stranded DNA-binding protein, producing MNSVNLIGRITKDPELRSSSNGKSYVPFTLAVNEFSGGNQFTQFVPCFAWEKTAENLAKFVKKGAQISVEGAINVRQENTNGQFLQIVTVRANRIEFLSGTGTASNQPGSNNSFESNQSKSSTQQTSNNFDFDLIDDSKSSNDDSILWED from the coding sequence ATGAATTCAGTAAATTTAATTGGAAGAATAACAAAAGATCCTGAACTTAGAAGTTCATCAAATGGTAAATCTTATGTTCCGTTCACATTAGCTGTTAATGAATTTTCTGGGGGTAATCAATTTACACAATTTGTACCTTGTTTTGCATGAGAAAAAACAGCAGAAAATCTTGCAAAGTTTGTAAAAAAGGGAGCTCAGATTTCTGTTGAAGGTGCTATTAATGTTAGACAAGAAAATACTAATGGCCAATTTTTACAAATAGTTACAGTGAGAGCTAATAGGATAGAATTTTTGAGTGGCACTGGTACTGCAAGTAACCAACCTGGATCAAATAATTCATTTGAATCAAACCAATCAAAATCATCTACACAACAAACATCAAATAATTTTGATTTTGATCTAATAGACGATTCAAAATCATCGAATGATGATTCAATTTTATGAGAAGACTAA
- the rpsF gene encoding 30S ribosomal protein S6 encodes MIRKYEIMYIIDQDVTDIKSVQKKLHDILTNNGGKILESEDWGLKDFAYVIKKKKKGYYTVVIVETDSVNINEFERVSRIDKNVVRYQVINTENEKRYIQSTKLSKTDMSKFKEEKKPSRGFDRRMPRRDENSNSQEFREAKVNREVKEVKEVKEVKEVKEVKATKPKAAVKTEDKEVKVTKVEKEAA; translated from the coding sequence ATGATTAGAAAATACGAAATAATGTATATCATTGATCAAGATGTAACAGATATTAAATCTGTACAAAAAAAATTACATGACATACTTACTAATAATGGCGGAAAAATTTTAGAATCAGAAGACTGAGGTTTAAAAGATTTTGCATATGTAATTAAGAAAAAGAAAAAAGGTTATTATACTGTTGTAATAGTTGAAACAGATTCTGTAAATATTAATGAATTTGAACGTGTTTCAAGAATTGATAAAAATGTTGTTAGATATCAAGTGATTAATACTGAAAATGAAAAAAGATACATTCAATCAACAAAATTATCAAAAACTGATATGTCTAAATTTAAAGAAGAGAAAAAGCCTTCAAGAGGATTTGATAGAAGAATGCCAAGAAGAGATGAAAATTCTAATTCACAAGAATTTAGAGAAGCAAAAGTTAATAGAGAAGTAAAAGAAGTAAAAGAAGTAAAAGAAGTAAAAGAAGTAAAAGAAGTAAAAGCAACAAAACCAAAGGCTGCTGTTAAAACTGAGGATAAAGAAGTAAAAGTAACAAAAGTTGAAAAAGAAGCTGCTTAA
- a CDS encoding IspD/TarI family cytidylyltransferase produces the protein MISLIIVANGSSERFGQNKMLVKIGNELLINKTISSFYNIKEIKEIILVSNKEVFNLIKDKKIILVQGGETRAESVKKGLELSKENYVLIHDGARPFVSKELIKSIIKNLKKYDCVVPTLKVINCLKLIKKNKIKTVNRDFYIQTQTPQGFKTEIIKKAYEKKNFKAYDDCQMIEKQSSKVKFIDGEESNIKITFRKDVQG, from the coding sequence ATGATATCCTTAATTATTGTTGCAAATGGTTCTAGTGAGAGATTTGGACAAAATAAAATGTTAGTGAAAATTGGGAATGAATTATTAATAAATAAAACAATAAGTAGTTTTTATAATATTAAAGAAATTAAAGAGATTATTTTAGTATCAAATAAGGAAGTTTTTAATTTAATTAAAGATAAAAAAATCATTTTAGTTCAAGGGGGAGAAACAAGAGCTGAATCTGTAAAAAAGGGTTTAGAATTAAGCAAGGAAAACTATGTATTAATTCATGATGGTGCTAGACCTTTTGTGTCTAAAGAACTTATTAAATCAATTATAAAAAATTTAAAAAAGTATGATTGCGTAGTTCCAACATTAAAAGTTATAAACTGTTTAAAGTTAATTAAAAAAAATAAAATAAAAACTGTTAATAGAGATTTTTATATCCAAACTCAAACACCTCAGGGTTTTAAAACTGAAATAATAAAAAAAGCCTATGAGAAAAAAAATTTTAAAGCTTATGATGATTGTCAAATGATTGAAAAACAAAGTAGTAAAGTTAAATTTATTGATGGTGAAGAAAGTAATATAAAAATTACTTTTAGAAAAGATGTACAAGGTTAG
- the lysS gene encoding lysine--tRNA ligase, which yields MSNNFERNFSEQENIRREKLKKLINDKRDPFIENQFNKSHAITELKEKFSSFSKEELQEKANIKVSTAGRIRLFREAGKKAIFGNIQDQDNAIQIYVRQDEIGEIEFEYFRDLDLGDIIGVEGIMMKTDHGELTIRVKNAKLLSKALKPLPDKHLGIADIEEKYRRRYVDLIVNPESKQVFINRTKIIRTIQSILDSKGYIEVETPILQSVRGGASAKPFVTHYNALDNEFFLRIATELHLKRCIVGGFDGVYEIGRIFRNEGISTRHNPEFTSVELYVAYKNMDFLMTLCEDIFKECSFSVRGTAKIKYSGYDLDLEKPFKRWHMVDAIKEVCGIDFWKEMTFKEACAIAKRHNIKVDKHHFSVGHIINLFFEEFVEEKIIEPTFIWGHPKEISPLSKLNAKDPRFTDRFELFIINREYANAFAELNNPIDQYERFIDQIKEADAGNDEANDMDIDFIEALEYGMPPTAGIGIGIDRLVMLLTNSDSIKDVLLFPQMKPRGI from the coding sequence ATGAGTAATAACTTTGAAAGAAATTTTTCAGAACAAGAAAATATTAGAAGAGAAAAATTAAAAAAACTTATTAATGATAAGAGAGATCCTTTTATTGAAAACCAATTTAATAAAAGTCACGCTATAACTGAATTAAAAGAAAAGTTTTCTTCATTTTCAAAAGAGGAATTACAAGAAAAGGCAAATATTAAAGTATCTACAGCAGGAAGAATAAGACTGTTTAGAGAAGCTGGAAAAAAAGCAATTTTTGGAAATATTCAAGATCAAGATAATGCAATTCAAATTTATGTAAGACAAGATGAAATTGGAGAAATAGAATTTGAATATTTTAGGGATTTAGATCTTGGCGATATAATTGGAGTTGAAGGCATTATGATGAAAACAGATCATGGTGAGTTAACTATAAGAGTTAAAAATGCTAAATTACTATCTAAAGCTTTAAAACCATTACCAGATAAGCATTTAGGTATTGCAGATATTGAAGAAAAATATCGAAGAAGATATGTTGACTTAATTGTTAATCCTGAATCAAAGCAAGTTTTTATTAACAGAACAAAAATTATAAGAACTATTCAATCAATTTTAGACTCTAAAGGTTATATTGAAGTTGAAACTCCAATTTTACAATCTGTAAGAGGAGGAGCAAGTGCAAAACCCTTTGTTACTCACTACAATGCCTTAGATAATGAGTTCTTTTTAAGAATAGCAACTGAACTCCACTTAAAGAGATGCATCGTTGGGGGATTTGATGGTGTTTATGAAATAGGAAGAATATTTAGAAATGAAGGTATAAGTACAAGACATAATCCTGAATTCACTTCTGTTGAACTTTATGTTGCTTACAAAAATATGGATTTTTTAATGACATTATGTGAAGATATATTTAAAGAATGTTCTTTTTCAGTTAGAGGAACTGCAAAAATCAAATACTCTGGATATGATTTAGACTTGGAAAAACCTTTTAAAAGATGACATATGGTAGATGCAATTAAAGAAGTATGTGGTATAGATTTTTGAAAAGAGATGACTTTTAAAGAGGCATGTGCAATTGCAAAGAGACATAATATTAAAGTAGATAAACATCATTTTTCAGTAGGTCATATTATTAATTTATTTTTTGAAGAGTTTGTAGAGGAAAAAATAATTGAACCTACTTTCATTTGAGGACATCCTAAAGAAATCTCTCCTCTTTCAAAATTAAATGCAAAAGACCCAAGGTTTACTGATAGATTTGAATTATTTATTATTAATAGAGAGTATGCAAATGCTTTTGCTGAGTTAAATAATCCGATTGATCAGTATGAGAGATTTATTGATCAAATAAAGGAAGCTGATGCAGGTAATGATGAAGCAAATGATATGGATATTGATTTCATAGAAGCTTTAGAATATGGAATGCCCCCAACAGCTGGAATAGGAATAGGAATAGATAGGTTAGTTATGCTATTAACAAATTCTGATTCAATAAAAGATGTTTTACTTTTCCCTCAAATGAAACCTAGAGGTATCTAA
- the dusB gene encoding tRNA dihydrouridine synthase DusB yields the protein MKIRNIVIKGKVFLGPMAGTTNAAFRIICKEKGASLVYAEMVSTEGLVHNNQKTKTMIEVSELEHPITLQIFGFDTDSFVEGAKIVEEFSECDVIDINMGCPAPKVALRSQAGANLLKYPERVGEVIKAVVENTSKPVTVKMRIGWDDENRNVVELAKIAEKNGASAIAVHGRTRNQFYNGKADWSWIRKVKEAVKIPVIGNGDVFDGPSAKAMIEETGCDGIMIARAAQGNPWVFREIQHYLDTGEFLEGPSYQEWKATVTRHANILIEMRGEEFAIREMRKQLLWYLGTLGSDNKIKEMKKMATTIESLEDIKKIFKFYEDGNLGE from the coding sequence ATGAAAATTAGAAATATAGTTATAAAAGGTAAAGTATTTTTGGGTCCAATGGCAGGAACTACAAATGCAGCTTTCAGAATTATTTGTAAAGAAAAAGGAGCGTCTTTAGTATATGCTGAGATGGTTAGTACAGAAGGTTTAGTTCATAATAATCAAAAAACTAAAACTATGATTGAGGTTTCTGAACTGGAACATCCAATTACTTTACAAATTTTTGGATTTGATACTGATTCATTTGTTGAAGGTGCAAAAATTGTTGAAGAATTTTCTGAGTGTGATGTTATAGATATAAATATGGGTTGTCCTGCACCAAAAGTGGCATTAAGAAGTCAAGCAGGAGCAAATTTATTAAAATATCCAGAAAGAGTTGGAGAAGTAATTAAGGCAGTTGTTGAAAACACTTCTAAACCAGTAACTGTAAAAATGAGAATTGGTTGAGATGATGAAAACAGAAATGTGGTTGAACTTGCAAAAATAGCTGAAAAAAATGGAGCAAGTGCTATAGCTGTACATGGAAGAACAAGAAATCAATTTTATAATGGTAAAGCAGATTGAAGTTGAATTAGAAAAGTAAAAGAGGCAGTTAAAATTCCTGTAATTGGGAATGGTGATGTTTTTGATGGTCCTTCAGCAAAGGCAATGATTGAAGAAACTGGTTGTGATGGAATTATGATTGCAAGAGCAGCACAAGGTAATCCATGAGTTTTTAGAGAGATACAACACTATCTTGATACTGGTGAATTTTTAGAGGGACCAAGTTATCAAGAGTGAAAAGCAACAGTGACAAGACATGCAAATATTTTAATTGAAATGCGTGGAGAAGAATTTGCAATTAGAGAAATGAGAAAACAACTTCTTTGATATTTAGGAACATTAGGTTCAGATAATAAAATAAAAGAAATGAAAAAAATGGCAACTACTATAGAATCATTAGAAGATATAAAAAAAATATTTAAATTTTATGAAGATGGAAACTTAGGAGAATAA
- a CDS encoding DUF1904 family protein → MPIFSFKGVDETHLKEYFKKIDELALIMDTDSKKIVFWNDPSTLIANGYEKDVIQINIDWIARSLKQAEVVNHINKFFSKISKNIYVIFKEINNLLYINGENKN, encoded by the coding sequence ATGCCAATTTTTAGTTTTAAAGGTGTGGATGAAACTCACCTTAAAGAATATTTTAAAAAAATTGATGAATTAGCTTTAATTATGGATACTGATTCTAAAAAAATAGTTTTTTGAAATGACCCTAGTACTTTAATTGCAAATGGTTATGAAAAAGATGTAATTCAAATAAATATTGATTGAATTGCAAGATCTTTAAAACAAGCTGAGGTTGTTAATCATATTAATAAATTCTTTTCGAAAATATCAAAAAATATATACGTTATATTTAAAGAAATAAATAATTTATTATATATAAATGGAGAAAATAAAAATTAA
- a CDS encoding ABC transporter ATP-binding protein: MEDKDLKQQKRVEADLKQSERIDNKKLTKKTSVGMDQTLIREFEHVQLPLVTEEGVKGLKLKNKVQKQNTSKYSKKILEGKIVSTTGNNPDLDKNVIELYNVKRWYVTGDMLTPVLRGVDLKLEKGKFIVILGPSGSGKTTLLNTISGLDKASEGDVFVLGNNLSLLKDSHLTKFRRENVGFIFQQYNLLSNLTAKENAEVGENLSKSKENKMSIEEIFKTIGMEEQMNKYPHQMSGGQQQRVSIARALAKNPEILFGDEPTGALDEEMGRKVLDILVDVKEKYNTTVIIVTHNPNISEIGDTVIHVRNGLIDEIKHNKSPKRPAQIDWS; this comes from the coding sequence ATGGAAGACAAAGATTTAAAACAACAAAAAAGGGTTGAAGCAGATTTAAAACAATCTGAAAGGATTGACAATAAAAAACTAACTAAAAAAACTTCGGTTGGTATGGATCAAACTCTTATAAGAGAATTTGAACATGTTCAGTTACCATTAGTAACTGAAGAAGGTGTTAAAGGATTAAAATTGAAAAATAAGGTCCAAAAACAAAATACCTCAAAATATTCAAAAAAAATATTAGAAGGTAAAATAGTATCTACAACAGGTAATAATCCTGATTTAGATAAAAATGTTATTGAGCTATACAACGTAAAAAGATGATATGTGACTGGAGATATGTTAACTCCTGTGTTACGCGGTGTGGACTTGAAACTTGAAAAGGGTAAATTTATTGTAATACTTGGACCATCTGGTTCAGGAAAAACAACTTTATTAAATACAATCTCAGGATTGGATAAGGCATCAGAGGGTGATGTCTTTGTTCTAGGTAATAATTTGTCTTTATTGAAAGACTCTCATTTAACAAAATTTCGTAGAGAAAATGTTGGTTTTATATTCCAACAATACAATCTGCTTTCAAACTTAACTGCAAAAGAAAATGCAGAAGTTGGAGAAAACTTAAGTAAATCAAAAGAAAATAAAATGTCAATTGAAGAAATCTTTAAAACTATTGGTATGGAAGAACAAATGAATAAATACCCACATCAAATGTCTGGTGGACAACAACAAAGGGTTTCAATTGCTAGAGCATTAGCAAAAAACCCCGAAATTCTATTTGGTGATGAACCAACAGGAGCACTAGATGAAGAGATGGGTAGAAAAGTATTGGATATTCTTGTTGATGTAAAGGAAAAATATAATACAACTGTAATCATTGTTACACATAATCCAAATATTAGTGAAATTGGAGATACTGTAATACACGTAAGAAATGGCTTAATTGATGAAATTAAGCATAATAAATCTCCAAAAAGACCAGCTCAAATTGACTGATCATAG
- a CDS encoding Hsp33 family molecular chaperone HslO, whose translation MDMEIRAISKKNNVKISIVDITESFKEIAVLQNANPLALVALGRTIIDNALLSLSIKDGSKMTTNLNGMGLGGSIIAEFQDKKVRGYIQNPNFEIDKINLEEGSALSQVVGKQGFLQISRDNGETSPYTSRVEIISGEINFDFMYYLQQSDQINSLITSTIELDEDANIKKACGIIIQLLPGFKDEDIDFVEEKIGTLDHLVKTLINTTNYESLIKDICSDAKILGISELKFECTCNIDKVISSVKLLGEKEIKKIIEQGELVEVTCDFCKKQYNVKPNEIK comes from the coding sequence ATGGATATGGAAATTAGAGCTATAAGTAAAAAAAATAATGTCAAAATATCAATAGTTGATATTACAGAAAGTTTTAAAGAAATTGCAGTATTGCAAAATGCAAATCCTCTTGCTTTAGTAGCATTAGGTAGAACAATTATAGATAATGCTCTTTTGAGCTTATCTATAAAAGATGGAAGTAAAATGACTACTAATTTAAATGGAATGGGTCTTGGTGGATCAATAATTGCTGAATTTCAGGATAAAAAAGTAAGAGGATATATTCAAAACCCAAACTTTGAAATTGATAAAATTAATCTTGAGGAGGGAAGTGCTTTATCACAAGTAGTTGGAAAACAAGGATTTTTACAAATATCTAGAGATAATGGGGAAACTTCTCCTTATACTTCAAGAGTAGAAATAATTTCAGGTGAGATTAATTTTGATTTTATGTACTATTTACAACAAAGTGACCAAATTAATTCTTTAATTACTTCAACAATTGAATTGGATGAAGATGCAAACATTAAAAAGGCATGTGGAATAATTATTCAATTACTTCCTGGATTTAAAGATGAAGATATTGATTTTGTAGAAGAGAAGATAGGAACATTAGATCACTTAGTTAAAACTCTAATAAATACAACTAACTATGAGTCATTAATAAAAGATATTTGTAGTGATGCAAAAATCCTAGGTATTAGTGAGTTAAAATTTGAATGTACTTGTAATATTGATAAGGTAATATCTTCAGTTAAATTATTAGGAGAAAAAGAGATTAAAAAAATTATTGAACAGGGAGAACTGGTAGAAGTTACTTGTGATTTTTGTAAAAAACAATATAATGTAAAACCAAATGAGATTAAATAG